The Flavobacteriales bacterium genome contains a region encoding:
- a CDS encoding tetratricopeptide repeat protein, whose amino-acid sequence MKNYFMSVVFTMGFFWVYGQQEADSTLTTEEIQFRDSIAAINTNNALIQEIQESYNAGIEAFASSNFEKAITSFESVIVLDSANADAYFNKGLSHKELKNYELAISDFESTFSIDDSYFDAIFNIAKCYELLNNKELALSTYDRLLSIEPSRAEAAYNQGVLYYLQKDYDNAIKAYSKAIKIDPSYAYALNDRGSCYRALEDYDKAIADYLEASKNDAQAFIFNNLASAYRKAGDKDQAIDFYTKAIQSDANYEMAYNNRGTVYFESENYDMALKDFKKAIEINSDYAMALCNRAAIYHLQEHYTGALADLEQAVKLQPNNATALLNRGITREMLRDVDGACQDWQKAYQLGMEKANEYYINNCE is encoded by the coding sequence ATGAAGAATTATTTTATGTCCGTAGTCTTTACTATGGGCTTTTTTTGGGTGTACGGACAACAAGAAGCTGATAGTACGCTTACGACCGAAGAAATCCAATTTAGAGATTCTATAGCGGCTATCAACACCAATAACGCTTTAATTCAAGAGATACAAGAATCTTATAATGCTGGTATAGAGGCTTTTGCGTCATCTAACTTTGAGAAAGCTATTACGTCTTTTGAATCTGTTATTGTTTTGGATTCTGCTAATGCGGACGCTTACTTCAATAAAGGTTTATCCCACAAGGAGTTAAAGAATTATGAACTAGCTATTTCTGATTTTGAAAGTACTTTTAGCATAGACGACAGCTATTTTGATGCTATTTTTAATATTGCCAAGTGTTACGAATTATTGAATAATAAGGAACTAGCCCTAAGCACTTATGATCGTTTATTGTCCATAGAGCCTAGTCGTGCTGAGGCGGCATACAACCAAGGCGTATTGTACTATTTGCAAAAGGATTATGATAATGCTATCAAAGCCTATTCTAAGGCCATAAAGATAGACCCATCTTATGCTTATGCACTAAACGATAGGGGAAGTTGTTATCGAGCATTAGAAGACTATGACAAAGCCATAGCCGATTATTTGGAAGCTAGTAAGAATGATGCCCAAGCCTTTATTTTTAACAATTTAGCAAGTGCTTATCGAAAAGCAGGAGATAAAGACCAAGCCATTGACTTTTATACCAAAGCCATACAATCCGATGCCAATTATGAAATGGCATACAACAACAGAGGGACGGTCTATTTTGAATCCGAAAACTACGATATGGCACTCAAAGACTTCAAGAAAGCGATAGAGATAAATTCCGATTATGCTATGGCACTATGCAATAGAGCCGCCATCTATCATTTGCAAGAGCATTATACTGGAGCTTTAGCAGATTTGGAACAAGCGGTTAAGCTACAACCCAACAATGCCACAGCTTTACTCAATAGAGGCATTACTCGAGAAATGCTAAGAGATGTTGACGGTGCATGTCAAGACTGGCAAAAAGCCTATCAACTGGGTATGGAAAAAGCCAATGAATATTACATTAACAATTGCGAATAA
- a CDS encoding CDGSH iron-sulfur domain-containing protein codes for MIDKTAEAIKVKLLEGKRYSFCSCGLSKNLPYCDNAHREHNEKQGTEYKSLKIFPKEDTEVLVYSATWKR; via the coding sequence ATGATTGATAAAACAGCAGAAGCCATTAAGGTAAAATTATTAGAAGGCAAGCGATACAGTTTTTGCAGTTGTGGGTTGAGTAAAAACTTACCCTATTGTGACAATGCCCATCGAGAGCATAATGAAAAGCAAGGAACTGAATACAAATCCCTTAAAATTTTCCCTAAAGAAGATACGGAAGTATTGGTTTATTCAGCCACTTGGAAGCGTTGA
- a CDS encoding HAD-IA family hydrolase — protein sequence MKHLLFDLDGTIIEPKEGIVNSIRHAADLMGVVMPSEEELHQFIGPPIMDSFQEKLKLSYEQALEAVSHFRRFYAETGIHQNALFTGIADVLHALKQEGYTLYVATSKPTVFAKEILAEHALDKYFVEIVGSNLDNSRSDKTEIIAYILEKYALEPKDCLMIGDTKFDIIGAKNHHMLCVGVSYGHGNFSEHQPHYVVDTCHDLQLLIKKEFPLQ from the coding sequence ATGAAACACCTTTTATTTGACCTTGACGGCACTATCATAGAGCCCAAAGAAGGCATTGTCAATTCCATACGTCATGCTGCCGATTTGATGGGTGTAGTGATGCCTAGCGAGGAGGAGCTGCACCAATTCATAGGACCTCCCATAATGGATTCTTTTCAAGAGAAGTTAAAGCTAAGCTATGAACAAGCTTTGGAGGCAGTCAGTCATTTCAGACGTTTTTATGCTGAAACGGGCATACACCAAAACGCTTTGTTTACAGGCATTGCCGATGTCTTACATGCCCTCAAACAAGAAGGCTATACCCTATATGTAGCGACTTCTAAGCCGACAGTCTTTGCGAAAGAAATATTAGCAGAACACGCTTTAGACAAATACTTTGTGGAGATAGTAGGTAGTAATTTGGACAATAGCCGTAGCGACAAAACAGAAATTATAGCTTATATCCTTGAAAAGTACGCCCTAGAACCCAAAGACTGTTTGATGATTGGCGATACTAAATTTGATATTATTGGAGCCAAAAACCACCACATGCTTTGTGTTGGTGTCAGCTACGGACACGGTAATTTTTCAGAACATCAGCCCCATTATGTCGTGGATACTTGCCACGATTTGCAATTGTTGATAAAAAAAGAATTTCCGTTACAATAA
- a CDS encoding SIMPL domain-containing protein, with translation MKKQLILSLFFLLSIAVSAQEHSPPHIDVSGTAEMEVVPDEIYIAISIHERTEGREVLTVEQQESNLKDALRALGINLNNLELSDANADYIRIKWRKKNVISRTDYRLKVGDAFMLSKVFEQLDKLNIKDARIVKVSHSKIKAFEKDIRIQAIKDAKDRADYLLEAIGERRGKAMQVKESNSDIRPYERNLRAQFTDAISVFSEGVQSTSQGKFKGTIQFQKIKLQSSVFVRFGIE, from the coding sequence ATGAAAAAACAATTGATTCTAAGCCTATTTTTCCTTTTGAGCATTGCTGTATCTGCTCAAGAACACAGCCCCCCACACATAGATGTTAGTGGCACTGCCGAAATGGAAGTGGTACCCGATGAAATATATATAGCCATAAGTATTCACGAACGGACAGAAGGCAGAGAGGTATTGACAGTAGAACAGCAAGAAAGCAATTTGAAAGACGCTTTGCGAGCCTTGGGAATAAATCTCAATAATTTGGAACTTTCCGATGCCAATGCCGATTATATTCGTATAAAATGGCGCAAGAAAAATGTTATTAGCCGAACCGATTACCGTTTGAAGGTGGGCGATGCTTTTATGCTAAGCAAGGTATTTGAGCAATTGGATAAACTCAACATAAAAGACGCACGTATAGTAAAAGTTAGCCATTCCAAGATAAAAGCCTTTGAAAAAGACATACGCATACAAGCCATTAAAGACGCTAAAGATAGAGCCGATTACCTCTTAGAAGCTATTGGCGAACGTAGGGGTAAAGCCATGCAAGTAAAAGAAAGCAATTCGGACATAAGACCCTACGAGAGAAACCTAAGGGCACAATTTACAGATGCTATAAGTGTTTTTTCTGAAGGGGTGCAAAGCACTAGCCAAGGCAAATTTAAAGGAACTATACAGTTTCAAAAGATAAAACTACAATCCTCGGTCTTTGTCAGATTTGGGATAGAGTAA
- a CDS encoding phytanoyl-CoA dioxygenase family protein, whose product MINWIRSFKWSIQLYNLFKRKELLHNVPLYKKYGLKKKYYSSITSEDFKHLDNPKPLLDRLDSAQELPKMAAFKALDENLQSALLPWSKNGYAILENFFSEDEVERYNAEIQHLLDTNQVNWGYAQKIMFAIRQSKPLFESATNPQLMSILEMLVGKKMSVFQSINFLKGSQQKAHSDFVHMTTYPQNNIIAVWVALEDIIPDSGPIFYYPSSHKLPLVLNADFDNIGTAFRNGKKDYCDYEDKIEQIIAEKQLHKEIFLPKKGDVLIWHANLLHGGEPIQNPQSSRKSMVFHYYAKDAICFHEISERPALRPVFSYQ is encoded by the coding sequence ATGATAAATTGGATTCGTTCGTTCAAGTGGAGTATTCAACTTTACAATCTTTTCAAAAGAAAAGAATTACTTCATAACGTTCCTTTGTACAAGAAATACGGCCTTAAAAAAAAGTATTATTCCTCCATAACTTCAGAAGACTTCAAGCATTTGGATAACCCCAAACCACTTTTGGATAGACTAGATAGCGCACAAGAATTGCCCAAGATGGCAGCTTTCAAAGCTTTGGACGAGAATTTACAATCGGCACTCTTGCCTTGGTCGAAAAATGGCTATGCCATTTTAGAAAATTTCTTCAGCGAAGATGAAGTAGAACGTTATAATGCAGAGATACAGCATTTGCTCGATACCAATCAGGTTAATTGGGGCTATGCTCAAAAAATCATGTTTGCTATACGTCAGTCCAAACCCTTATTTGAATCCGCTACCAATCCCCAGTTGATGAGTATTTTAGAGATGCTAGTAGGAAAAAAAATGTCTGTTTTTCAGAGTATTAATTTTTTGAAAGGTAGTCAGCAGAAAGCCCACTCTGATTTTGTGCATATGACTACTTACCCACAAAATAACATCATTGCTGTATGGGTGGCTTTAGAAGATATAATTCCTGATAGCGGTCCCATATTTTATTATCCCTCGTCTCATAAATTGCCTTTGGTTCTTAATGCCGATTTTGACAATATAGGAACGGCTTTTAGAAATGGAAAAAAGGACTATTGCGACTACGAAGATAAAATAGAACAGATTATTGCCGAAAAACAACTACATAAAGAAATTTTCTTACCCAAAAAGGGCGATGTACTGATATGGCATGCCAATTTGCTACACGGGGGTGAACCTATACAAAATCCCCAATCTAGTAGAAAAAGTATGGTATTTCACTATTACGCCAAAGACGCCATTTGTTTTCATGAAATTAGTGAACGTCCAGCACTACGTCCAGTTTTTTCCTACCAATAA
- a CDS encoding LPP20 family lipoprotein encodes MNKLSLLLLSLFIISCQSSKQTSELDAGIPAWVKEYPVSDSHYIGIGIADRSTHPQDYIQVAQQNALQNLSSQIKVSISSQSVFLQMDREYGYEEDFKSNIEVKANEILEGYEMAGTFTQQNEYWVYYRLSKQLYQETRTARIQEAIEESKYFLNKAIMYYTPLKEKYIYYVKALDVLEPYLSEPLKTEFDRETVFLGSEIIARFRSYIDDYQIFCQSKKIKAMIGNSVDRIKLTVQHEGNLLADIPLITSSVFLELKDISQSTDTNGVFITSVPKIKSVETVQKIEVGIDFQAWLDEGSDSDFIKKLFKSIKTHQINVPVYVYTPTIYVQTEEKHFGKDEKGSDLRFAVESALSEMRFTPVGNKNDAQIFLTVKADTRKGIEKKGQKMFTAFLDMNVQAKDLEDRVIFSKTINKIKGIQLDFEQADKESYQQAIKEIKKTIIPEFVNSFVKD; translated from the coding sequence ATGAATAAACTATCCCTACTCCTTCTCAGCCTTTTTATCATTTCTTGCCAATCCTCAAAACAGACTAGCGAGCTAGATGCTGGTATTCCTGCTTGGGTAAAAGAATATCCCGTTTCTGACAGCCATTATATTGGGATAGGCATAGCCGATAGAAGTACACATCCCCAAGACTATATTCAAGTTGCTCAACAAAATGCACTGCAAAACCTTAGCTCTCAAATCAAAGTCAGTATTTCTTCCCAATCTGTATTTCTACAAATGGATAGAGAATATGGCTACGAAGAAGATTTTAAATCTAACATCGAGGTAAAAGCTAACGAAATCCTTGAGGGCTACGAAATGGCAGGTACGTTCACACAACAAAATGAATATTGGGTGTATTACCGACTCAGCAAACAACTGTATCAAGAAACTAGAACGGCTAGAATACAAGAAGCCATAGAAGAATCCAAATACTTTTTGAACAAAGCCATTATGTATTATACGCCACTCAAGGAAAAATACATTTACTACGTCAAAGCCTTAGATGTTTTAGAACCCTACCTTAGTGAGCCGTTAAAAACTGAGTTTGACAGAGAAACCGTTTTTCTAGGCAGTGAAATCATTGCTCGTTTTCGCTCATACATAGACGACTACCAAATCTTTTGCCAAAGCAAAAAGATAAAAGCTATGATTGGCAACTCTGTAGATAGAATTAAATTAACCGTACAACACGAAGGTAATCTACTAGCTGACATACCCCTCATCACTTCATCTGTATTTCTTGAGTTAAAAGACATCAGCCAAAGTACCGATACCAATGGTGTTTTTATCACTTCTGTACCCAAAATTAAAAGCGTTGAGACCGTACAAAAAATAGAAGTCGGAATAGATTTTCAGGCTTGGCTAGACGAAGGTAGCGATAGCGACTTCATAAAGAAACTGTTTAAAAGCATTAAGACTCACCAAATCAATGTGCCAGTTTATGTATATACGCCAACAATATATGTGCAAACTGAAGAAAAACATTTTGGTAAAGATGAAAAGGGCTCAGACTTACGCTTTGCTGTAGAATCTGCCCTTAGTGAAATGAGATTCACTCCAGTAGGTAATAAAAACGACGCTCAAATATTTCTTACTGTAAAAGCCGATACTAGAAAAGGTATAGAGAAGAAAGGGCAAAAAATGTTTACGGCATTTTTGGATATGAATGTACAAGCTAAAGACTTAGAAGATAGAGTCATATTCAGTAAGACTATCAATAAAATAAAAGGCATACAGTTAGACTTTGAACAGGCAGATAAGGAGTCCTATCAACAAGCTATCAAAGAAATTAAAAAGACTATTATTCCCGAATTCGTTAATAGCTTTGTTAAAGACTAA
- a CDS encoding AAA family ATPase has translation MKIYSKNWINKIYRFIISSDFLFFFISISLFILFKRLIENIISNSLVEYLFSFIEKSYPVDLIFIILVLIGIITMIYDFKRFKPSKNFSKILILISLIYLSFYRFKVDSVWRFEEFFLNDNFYYLDVILLLTLFRLVLHTSKLAVINPLNSKDAFFNEESLGENGEDEFGYSNYVSQLSKKILESNFDNSFAIGLNASWGMGKTSFIDLLQKKLKNDDVITIEFNVWASKNSNSIVQNFFKILDENLRVYSLSLSRLIRRYSKEVQNLNSNLAIKLIHEFLIYFFKPLSTDTLYSEINTTLSAIDKKLIIFIDDVDRLSTSEIIEVLKLIRNTANFRNTFFLVAYDRNYVVSAIKSHNCFNERKYLEKIFQLEISLPLIPKNVLEQQFYINVKEVFPDIIEKEQFFYFKGYKYDNKIRKILNDWLKSKRDVTRLSNSFCLNFGKLIGNVDLYDFFSIEVLRVFYPDVYDLIKDKPLEFFETQSSGNDFTYKLKKENNVDSLPLKITLYRYLEENSLKYFLSSNEIEKISSHLDENLFCRSFSSDKLSIVYPSMFDIYFSYMIPISKIPRIQFSKARRSSFNDFKNSIDKWISDGLELEIARELEIIRQYDNRDDYEKVISSIFYLVNQKSNLLKYRVNVRYDDTNLINKLNNYENCIVNKYYSKEKEPFYEFLIKQFQNANPPYYFESGVLRRLNEFNSNVVLNSCDRKRIMLNYLTKYTEQIESIDDEVYRLFYCCFDVNDRHKIYWTEAIEIMLEFVKKDYDQFLLSLIKKDYRSDKYYIFEVVDILFSGKHLFKPFLISLMRFDLKYLHEFKKFHRNFEKISYSTPVNFHFEIIPIGSN, from the coding sequence ATGAAAATTTATTCTAAAAATTGGATAAATAAAATATATAGGTTTATAATATCAAGTGACTTCTTATTCTTTTTTATTTCAATTTCATTATTTATTTTATTTAAAAGATTGATCGAAAATATTATTTCAAACTCATTAGTTGAGTATTTATTTTCATTTATCGAAAAATCATATCCTGTCGATTTGATTTTTATTATTCTAGTTTTAATTGGAATTATTACAATGATTTATGATTTCAAAAGATTCAAACCTTCAAAAAACTTTAGTAAAATATTAATTTTAATTAGCTTAATATATTTAAGTTTTTACAGATTTAAAGTTGATTCAGTATGGAGGTTTGAAGAGTTTTTTTTAAATGATAATTTTTATTATTTAGATGTAATACTTCTATTGACATTATTTAGGTTAGTGCTTCACACAAGCAAATTAGCTGTAATTAATCCTTTAAATTCTAAAGATGCCTTTTTTAATGAGGAATCATTAGGAGAAAATGGGGAGGATGAATTTGGATATTCTAATTATGTTTCACAATTATCAAAAAAAATATTGGAAAGCAATTTTGATAATTCTTTTGCAATAGGTCTTAATGCTAGTTGGGGAATGGGGAAAACATCTTTTATTGATTTACTTCAAAAGAAATTGAAAAATGACGATGTTATAACAATTGAATTTAATGTTTGGGCTAGTAAAAACTCTAATTCGATTGTTCAGAATTTCTTTAAAATATTAGATGAAAATTTGAGAGTTTACAGCTTATCTTTAAGTAGACTGATAAGAAGATATTCAAAAGAAGTACAAAATTTGAATTCTAACCTTGCTATCAAATTAATACATGAATTTTTGATATATTTTTTTAAACCTTTATCAACTGACACTTTATATAGCGAAATAAATACAACTCTTTCAGCTATAGATAAAAAGTTAATTATTTTTATTGATGATGTTGATAGACTTTCAACTAGTGAAATTATTGAGGTTTTGAAATTGATTCGTAATACAGCAAACTTCCGAAATACCTTTTTTTTAGTTGCATATGACAGAAACTATGTGGTAAGTGCTATTAAGTCACACAATTGCTTCAATGAAAGAAAGTACTTAGAAAAGATTTTTCAACTAGAAATCAGTTTGCCTTTAATCCCAAAGAATGTACTTGAGCAACAGTTTTATATTAATGTTAAAGAAGTATTTCCAGATATTATTGAGAAGGAACAGTTTTTTTATTTTAAAGGTTATAAATATGATAATAAGATTAGAAAAATTTTAAATGACTGGCTAAAATCTAAAAGAGATGTAACAAGACTGTCAAATTCTTTTTGTTTAAATTTTGGAAAATTAATTGGGAATGTCGATTTATATGACTTCTTCAGCATTGAAGTTTTGAGAGTTTTCTACCCAGATGTATATGATTTAATTAAAGATAAGCCACTTGAATTTTTTGAAACACAATCAAGTGGAAATGATTTTACATATAAATTAAAAAAAGAAAATAATGTTGATAGCCTACCGCTAAAAATAACTTTATATCGTTACTTGGAAGAGAATAGTTTAAAATATTTTCTTTCTTCAAATGAAATAGAAAAAATCAGTTCACACTTAGATGAAAATTTATTTTGTAGAAGTTTTTCAAGTGATAAACTTTCTATAGTTTATCCAAGTATGTTTGATATTTATTTTTCATATATGATTCCAATTTCAAAAATTCCTCGAATACAATTTTCTAAAGCTAGGAGAAGCAGTTTTAATGATTTTAAAAACTCAATTGATAAGTGGATATCTGATGGATTAGAGTTAGAAATTGCAAGAGAACTAGAAATAATAAGGCAATATGACAATAGAGATGATTATGAAAAAGTAATTTCAAGTATTTTTTATTTAGTAAACCAAAAATCTAATCTATTAAAATATAGAGTAAATGTAAGATATGATGATACTAACTTGATAAATAAGTTAAATAATTATGAAAACTGTATTGTAAACAAATATTATTCGAAGGAAAAAGAACCGTTTTATGAGTTTTTAATTAAACAATTTCAAAATGCAAATCCTCCATATTATTTTGAGTCTGGTGTATTACGACGTTTGAACGAATTTAATTCAAATGTTGTTTTAAATTCATGTGATAGAAAAAGAATTATGCTTAATTATTTAACAAAATATACAGAGCAAATTGAATCAATAGATGATGAAGTATATAGGTTGTTTTATTGTTGTTTTGATGTTAATGATAGGCACAAAATTTATTGGACAGAAGCTATTGAAATAATGTTAGAATTCGTTAAGAAAGATTACGATCAGTTTTTATTAAGTTTGATTAAAAAAGACTATAGATCAGATAAATATTATATTTTCGAAGTTGTCGATATTCTTTTTAGCGGTAAACATTTATTCAAACCATTTTTGATAAGTTTAATGAGATTTGATTTAAAATATCTTCATGAGTTTAAAAAATTTCACAGGAATTTTGAAAAAATAAGCTATTCGACACCAGTAAACTTTCATTTTGAAATTATTCCAATTGGTAGTAACTAA
- a CDS encoding PD40 domain-containing protein, translating into MKQFFTLVFFIMTCSLFAQDVAFKKGNFKDDKAGFEEAKANLELGDEWLEKGKAKVLAMVYAANEYSKALEFYLPAQEFNPNNADLNRKVGHAYLYTNTPYKAMPFLKKSLELAGDEAVPFLYFLLGKAYQLEQDFEQAEKSFLRYGTLANDKELEPYKKLNRKHISESKSGAEIFAMKTRVWVDNVKELNSFYDDIAPSISADGSEIIFNTNKSGNFDIYSAERKKRKWQSIKALNSLNSEGDDVSSSLAYDGQRLLLFKYTDGQSDIYESKLKGTEWSEPELKMSKVVNTEANETFASYDPQDIKVYFITDGGYGGDKNISFSGKKDMEETFWGKAQSAGQEVNSGFQEGSVYMAPDGKTMYFCSQGHTSIGGYDVFVSYRNELGLWGEPINMGYPINTPYDELYFSISANGKNAYFASNRDGGNGGMDIYCATFWGEPKKPTVASEDNLIASIASPIEDTYIPESVEVTVANSLTVFKGRILDGLLQDPIEAEIKIFDNATGDVYAVMRSNSATGKFLLSLPSGLNYGISVEAEGYLFHSENFNLPEGSAYNMINKDIELKNIDIGSKIALRNVFFDTGRAEVKIDSYPELDRLIQLMTDVPSLKIELSGHTDNVGGDVANQKLSQRRAEAVRAYLVSRSVDGSRVTAMGYGASRPVDTNNTKAGRANNRRTEFEITAN; encoded by the coding sequence ATGAAACAGTTTTTTACACTAGTATTTTTCATAATGACCTGTAGCTTATTCGCTCAAGATGTAGCTTTCAAGAAAGGTAATTTTAAAGACGATAAAGCAGGTTTTGAAGAAGCCAAAGCCAATTTAGAGTTGGGTGACGAATGGTTGGAGAAAGGAAAGGCTAAAGTATTAGCTATGGTGTACGCCGCTAATGAGTACTCCAAAGCCTTAGAATTTTATTTGCCAGCCCAAGAGTTTAACCCAAATAATGCAGATTTAAATAGAAAAGTAGGTCACGCCTATTTGTATACCAATACCCCTTATAAGGCTATGCCATTCCTTAAAAAATCTTTAGAGTTGGCAGGAGATGAGGCAGTACCTTTTTTATATTTTTTATTGGGTAAAGCCTATCAGCTAGAACAGGATTTTGAACAAGCCGAAAAGTCGTTTTTACGCTATGGTACTTTAGCTAATGATAAAGAATTAGAACCCTACAAAAAGTTGAACAGAAAGCACATATCAGAAAGCAAGAGTGGTGCTGAGATTTTCGCTATGAAAACTAGAGTATGGGTAGATAACGTTAAGGAGTTAAATTCCTTTTACGATGACATAGCACCGAGTATTTCTGCTGATGGTTCGGAGATTATCTTCAACACCAACAAGAGTGGTAATTTTGATATATACTCAGCCGAGCGCAAAAAGAGAAAGTGGCAATCTATAAAAGCCCTAAACAGTCTAAATAGCGAGGGCGACGATGTATCTTCTTCTTTAGCCTATGACGGTCAGCGTTTGTTGTTATTCAAATACACCGATGGTCAAAGTGATATTTATGAATCTAAACTCAAGGGAACGGAATGGAGTGAGCCCGAGCTTAAGATGTCAAAGGTGGTCAATACCGAAGCCAATGAAACTTTTGCTTCTTACGACCCTCAAGATATCAAAGTTTATTTCATTACCGATGGTGGCTATGGTGGCGATAAGAACATCAGTTTTAGTGGTAAAAAAGATATGGAAGAAACCTTTTGGGGAAAAGCACAGAGTGCAGGGCAAGAGGTCAATTCAGGTTTTCAAGAAGGTTCGGTATATATGGCACCCGATGGCAAAACTATGTATTTCTGTTCACAGGGGCATACCTCCATAGGAGGCTATGACGTTTTTGTTTCTTACCGTAACGAATTGGGGCTTTGGGGCGAACCTATCAATATGGGTTATCCTATAAATACCCCTTATGATGAATTGTATTTTAGTATTTCTGCTAACGGAAAAAATGCCTATTTCGCTTCCAATAGAGATGGAGGTAATGGTGGTATGGATATCTATTGTGCTACCTTTTGGGGCGAACCTAAAAAACCGACGGTAGCTAGTGAGGACAACCTCATTGCCAGTATTGCTTCGCCTATAGAAGATACTTATATACCAGAAAGTGTGGAAGTTACCGTAGCCAATAGCTTAACTGTTTTCAAAGGGCGTATTTTAGACGGTCTGTTGCAAGACCCTATAGAAGCAGAAATAAAAATATTTGATAATGCTACGGGAGATGTGTATGCCGTAATGCGTTCTAACAGTGCTACGGGCAAATTCTTATTGTCTTTACCATCGGGATTGAATTATGGTATTTCGGTGGAGGCTGAAGGCTATTTGTTTCATTCAGAAAACTTCAATTTACCTGAAGGCTCAGCCTACAACATGATTAACAAAGACATTGAATTGAAGAACATCGATATTGGTAGTAAAATTGCTTTGAGAAATGTATTCTTTGACACAGGAAGAGCTGAGGTTAAGATAGATTCTTATCCTGAGTTAGACCGTTTGATACAACTGATGACCGATGTACCAAGTCTTAAGATTGAGCTTTCTGGACATACCGACAATGTGGGTGGCGATGTTGCCAATCAAAAGCTATCCCAAAGACGTGCAGAAGCCGTTAGAGCCTATTTAGTTTCTCGTTCTGTAGATGGGAGTAGAGTAACGGCTATGGGTTATGGGGCAAGTCGTCCAGTAGATACTAACAATACCAAAGCAGGTAGAGCCAATAACAGAAGAACAGAGTTTGAAATTACAGCCAATTAA
- a CDS encoding T9SS type A sorting domain-containing protein has translation MKKVLLLFLLTPFALFSQSYDALFLGNSYTFYNNMPTMASSIATSMGDTLNVESNTPGGWRFMNHAEANSSSMQKIRQQAWDFVILQAQSNEPSVPEWQVEEEVYPYAQALVDSIAVNDSCTEPVFFMTWGRKYGDPINGQQYPIISTYLGMQQRLRESYLEMGMDNEATVAPVGMAWKKSIADNPDFELYNPDEGHPNLAGSYLAACTFYCTLFQKSCEGSSYVPNGLSTEDAATLQSIASNTVLDSTWVWNMFAIQSADTSSTNDSTYSFSATASNYDNVEWNFGNGNTANTLNASHTFSAGQYTVDLSVFSNGGCLVKKESFEINISSNDTTNSNDTTNTTVFSNSEETIKVYPTPLNDYLTIEGGKNVMHFSLHNLQGQLVFSKDIVGLERINFSHLPNGYYIANLVAQEEVRTFKLFKND, from the coding sequence ATGAAAAAAGTACTATTATTATTCCTATTGACTCCCTTTGCTTTATTTTCCCAATCCTATGATGCCTTGTTTTTAGGTAATTCATATACCTTTTACAACAATATGCCTACTATGGCATCTTCCATTGCAACCTCTATGGGCGATACCCTTAATGTAGAGAGTAACACCCCCGGAGGTTGGCGTTTTATGAATCATGCTGAAGCCAATTCTTCGAGTATGCAAAAAATCAGACAGCAAGCCTGGGACTTTGTAATTCTTCAAGCACAAAGTAATGAGCCAAGTGTACCAGAATGGCAAGTTGAAGAAGAAGTTTACCCTTATGCCCAAGCATTGGTTGACTCCATTGCTGTCAATGACAGTTGTACAGAGCCTGTCTTTTTTATGACATGGGGGCGTAAATATGGAGATCCTATTAATGGTCAGCAATACCCTATTATTTCTACCTACCTAGGTATGCAACAACGACTAAGAGAATCCTATTTAGAAATGGGTATGGACAATGAGGCTACAGTAGCACCAGTTGGAATGGCTTGGAAAAAATCCATTGCTGATAACCCTGACTTTGAATTATATAATCCTGATGAAGGACACCCTAATTTAGCGGGTTCATACCTTGCGGCCTGTACTTTTTATTGCACTCTTTTTCAAAAAAGTTGCGAGGGCTCTAGTTATGTGCCCAATGGACTTTCAACAGAGGATGCAGCTACATTACAAAGTATAGCTTCCAATACCGTACTCGATAGCACTTGGGTGTGGAACATGTTCGCTATTCAATCTGCCGACACATCTTCTACCAATGACAGTACTTATTCATTTAGTGCTACTGCTTCCAATTACGACAATGTGGAGTGGAATTTTGGCAATGGGAATACAGCCAATACACTTAATGCCTCGCATACCTTTTCTGCTGGTCAGTACACAGTGGACTTGAGTGTTTTTTCCAATGGTGGCTGTTTAGTCAAGAAAGAATCCTTTGAAATAAATATTTCTTCCAACGATACCACCAATTCTAACGATACCACGAATACTACTGTTTTTTCAAATTCGGAAGAAACAATCAAAGTGTATCCTACGCCATTGAACGATTACCTTACTATTGAAGGTGGCAAGAATGTTATGCACTTTAGCTTACACAATTTACAAGGACAATTGGTGTTCAGTAAAGATATAGTAGGACTAGAGCGTATCAATTTTAGTCATTTGCCAAACGGATATTATATTGCTAATTTAGTAGCACAAGAAGAAGTACGAACCTTTAAACTTTTTAAAAATGATTGA